The following are encoded in a window of Vigna unguiculata cultivar IT97K-499-35 chromosome 8, ASM411807v1, whole genome shotgun sequence genomic DNA:
- the LOC114195537 gene encoding fasciclin-like arabinogalactan protein 3: MSFKSCSLLCIAILLALSSAIDGFNITELLEKYPDLSSFNRYITEAKLADQINSRNTITVLAVENGAISSIAGKPPAVIKAIISTHIILDYYDEKKLVEVHPSHPQLTTLFQSTGLAVKQQGFLNVSLIGEGEIAFSPAGTSDYSELVKTVVTEPYNISVLQIAKPIIAPGIDNETQLAQPPQAAKASPPTGTAKAPAPSKDSAKTPAPSTQSAKAPAPSGAKAPAPASKGGAKAPAPAGDAKSPSPTTTEAPAPSDTAAAPSPAESHAPVAADAPAADGPAADDGDAADTASSSSIIKMSLVGSVMAFASLLIVL; encoded by the coding sequence ATGAGTTTCAAAAGCTGTTCTCTTCTCTGCATAGCGATTCTGCTTGCACTCTCTTCTGCTATTGATGGCTTTAACATCACAGAGTTGTTGGAAAAGTATCCAGATCTGTCATCATTCAACAGGTACATCACCGAAGCCAAGCTTGCAGACCAAATCAACAGCCGCAACACCATCACAGTTCTTGCGGTTGAGAACGGTGCCATCTCTTCCATTGCCGGAAAACCCCCAGCAGTGATTAAGGCCATTATCAGCACCCATATCATCCTCGACTACTATGATGAGAAGAAGCTCGTTGAAGTTCACCCCAGCCACCCACAGTTGACCACCCTCTTCCAGTCCACAGGCCTCGCCGTCAAGCAACAAGGCTTCCTCAACGTTTCACTCATCGGCGAGGGCGAAATCGCCTTCAGTCCCGCCGGCACTTCCGACTACTCCGAACTCGTCAAGACCGTCGTCACTGAGCCCTACAACATCTCCGTTCTTCAAATCGCCAAGCCCATCATCGCCCCAGGCATCGACAATGAAACCCAACTTGCACAGCCACCACAAGCAGCTAAAGCCTCTCCCCCCACCGGAACCGCCAAGGCACCAGCTCCCTCCAAAGACAGTGCCAAAACACCCGCTCCCTCGACACAGAGTGCCAAAGCACCTGCACCTAGTGGTGCCAAGGCACCCGCACCTGCATCGAAGGGTGGTGCCAAGGCACCAGCTCCTGCAGGAGATGCAAAATCTCCTTCCCCAACTACTACTGAGGCACCGGCTCCTTCGGATACTGCGGCCGCACCTTCACCTGCCGAGTCTCATGCCCCAGTAGCTGCTGACGCCCCAGCAGCAGATGGTCCCGCTGCTGATGATGGTGATGCTGCAGATACTGCAAGCAGCTCCTCCATCATTAAGATGAGCTTGGTTGGATCAGTGATGGCCTTCGCTTCACTCTTGATCGTTTTATAA